Proteins encoded within one genomic window of Nonomuraea gerenzanensis:
- a CDS encoding MFS transporter, which produces MKGATFGEVFAVKEFRVLFAGFVLLIVGDSVKMLALSVLVYERTGSPGLSAAAYMAGWLPFIFGGLFLLSLADRMPARALMVAGELLRAVTCGLLAWAGLPVWAMLALVVGTGVLSPVFFAARAAMLPEVLPGDAFVLGRSVLNVASAGGQIAGLAVGGAFLAFAGASGALGVTAGLSVLGAVVLRCGLPYQRARGAGERGAVRQTLRVNRRLLADGQVRGLLLAAWLPSVCLAGAEAMVVPYLGGQGQAGVVLAAAAGGMAVGEFTVGRFVTPGGRERLSLPLAVLLGVPWLGFVFLPGVGWAAVLAALAAAGLAYQLGLQRRFVEAVPEEVRGQAFGLQSAGLMTGQAAGAALVGVLGEVIAPGQAIAVSGAMGVVVAVALAGVLRPARGRVTA; this is translated from the coding sequence GTGAAGGGTGCGACGTTCGGCGAGGTGTTCGCCGTCAAGGAGTTCCGGGTCCTGTTCGCCGGTTTCGTGCTGCTGATCGTCGGCGACTCGGTCAAGATGCTGGCGCTGTCGGTCCTGGTGTACGAGCGGACCGGGTCACCCGGGTTGTCCGCCGCTGCGTACATGGCCGGGTGGCTGCCGTTCATCTTCGGCGGGCTGTTCCTGCTGTCCCTGGCCGACCGGATGCCCGCGCGGGCGCTGATGGTGGCGGGGGAGCTGCTCAGGGCGGTCACCTGCGGGTTGCTGGCCTGGGCGGGGCTGCCGGTGTGGGCGATGCTGGCGCTGGTCGTGGGCACGGGGGTGCTCTCGCCGGTCTTCTTCGCGGCGCGGGCGGCCATGCTGCCCGAGGTGCTGCCCGGCGACGCGTTCGTGCTGGGGCGGTCGGTGCTCAACGTCGCCTCGGCCGGCGGGCAGATCGCGGGGCTCGCGGTCGGGGGCGCGTTCCTGGCCTTCGCGGGGGCGTCGGGCGCGCTGGGGGTCACGGCGGGACTCTCCGTGCTGGGGGCCGTGGTGCTGCGGTGCGGGCTGCCGTACCAGCGGGCGCGCGGCGCAGGGGAGCGGGGCGCGGTGCGGCAGACCCTGCGGGTGAACCGGCGGCTGCTGGCCGACGGCCAGGTGCGCGGGCTGCTGCTGGCCGCGTGGCTGCCGAGCGTGTGCCTGGCGGGGGCCGAGGCCATGGTGGTGCCCTACCTCGGCGGGCAGGGCCAGGCCGGGGTGGTGCTCGCGGCTGCCGCCGGTGGGATGGCGGTGGGGGAGTTCACGGTCGGGCGGTTCGTCACGCCCGGCGGGCGGGAGCGGCTGTCGCTGCCGCTGGCCGTGCTGCTGGGGGTGCCGTGGTTGGGGTTCGTGTTCCTGCCGGGGGTCGGGTGGGCTGCGGTGCTCGCGGCGCTGGCGGCTGCGGGGCTGGCCTACCAGCTCGGGTTGCAGCGGCGGTTCGTGGAGGCGGTGCCCGAGGAGGTGCGGGGGCAGGCGTTCGGATTGCAGTCGGCCGGGCTCATGACGGGGCAGGCGGCGGGGGCGGCGCTGGTCGGGGTGCTGGGGGAGGTGATCGCGCCGGGGCAGGCCATCGCCGTGTCGGGGGCGATGGGGGTGGTGGTGGCGGTCGCGCTGGCCGGCGTGTTGCGGCCCGCGCGCGGCCGAGTGACTGCCTAG
- a CDS encoding DUF5937 family protein — MLVTIEVVPQDLMASRFAISPLIETMHAQWVLTGRYRAGAHGAWVARWRETHRELMRRHPVLRAAGAVSGNRGDANVDFIAPPPTTVDVPFEAELAAMRATPPAQARAEIERVLAKRPPVARWVRELLLGPGVVTRFADAYEALWTEILAHDWPRFRAILQRDVAYRAGRLAAYGWQAALEDLSPNVHWRAGGRIEIEMSSSGDHRLGGKGLLFVPSAFMETIGTYLEDDWPYAMVYPARGIAAAPAPPPRDLASLIGRSRARILAELSEPASTTQLAALLGQSVGTAGGHIAALRRTGLIAGTRTGRSVLYARTPLGDALVNG, encoded by the coding sequence GTGCTGGTGACGATCGAGGTCGTGCCGCAGGATCTGATGGCGAGCAGGTTCGCGATCTCCCCGCTGATCGAGACCATGCACGCGCAGTGGGTGCTGACGGGCCGCTACCGCGCGGGCGCCCACGGCGCGTGGGTGGCCCGGTGGCGCGAGACGCACAGGGAGCTGATGCGCCGGCACCCCGTGCTGCGCGCCGCCGGCGCGGTCAGCGGCAACAGGGGCGACGCGAACGTGGACTTCATCGCGCCCCCGCCGACCACCGTGGACGTGCCGTTCGAGGCGGAGCTGGCGGCCATGCGGGCGACCCCGCCGGCGCAGGCGCGCGCGGAGATCGAGCGGGTGCTGGCCAAGCGGCCCCCGGTGGCCCGCTGGGTCAGGGAGCTGCTGCTGGGGCCCGGGGTGGTGACGCGGTTCGCGGACGCGTACGAGGCGCTGTGGACGGAGATCCTCGCCCACGACTGGCCGCGCTTCCGTGCGATCCTGCAGCGGGACGTGGCCTACCGGGCCGGGCGGCTGGCCGCCTACGGCTGGCAGGCGGCGCTGGAGGACCTCAGCCCGAACGTGCACTGGCGGGCGGGCGGCCGGATCGAGATCGAGATGAGCTCGTCGGGCGACCATCGGCTCGGCGGCAAGGGGCTGCTCTTCGTGCCCTCGGCGTTCATGGAGACCATCGGCACCTATCTGGAGGACGACTGGCCGTACGCGATGGTCTATCCCGCCAGGGGGATCGCGGCCGCGCCCGCCCCGCCACCGCGGGACCTGGCCTCGCTGATCGGGCGCAGCCGGGCGCGCATCCTGGCCGAGCTGTCGGAGCCCGCCAGCACCACCCAGCTCGCCGCCCTGCTCGGGCAGAGCGTGGGCACGGCGGGCGGGCACATCGCCGCGCTGCGCAGGACGGGCCTCATCGCGGGCACCCGCACGGGCCGCAGTGTGTTGTACGCGCGCACGCCTCTGGGTGATGCGTTGGTCAACGGCTAG